The Fusobacterium sp. FSA-380-WT-3A genomic interval AGATTAGCTATTGATGAAAATATTAGAAAGCTTGAAGCTTTTAATGACCATGTTCAAATTTTAGAATGTATTAAAAATAGAGATTTAGAAGAGGCTTTAAAAATTAATAGAAAACATCTTGAGAGGTCAATGAATTTTATGATTCCTAAATTTGAAGAAAAATAAAATTTATAAATTTTTTATACTTTTGCTACTTTTTTTATAAAATAAAAATTATGTTTATAAAAATATTTTTTATTTTATCTCTTTAGTAAAAATAAATTATTTTAATTAAAAAAATTATTTACTATAAATAATAAAATTTAAATACTTATATTTTTTATTATAAAATAAAAAATAGGAATATTGTAAAATTACAACATTCCTGTTTTTTTATTTTTTATAATTCCATCATTATATCTTTTGAATTTATTTTTTTATTTATCATTTTTTCATTATACATCCATTGTATATTCTCTTCCCATACTTTTTTATCCTGAGATAAGAATTTATTTTCTTTTGTTTCCATTAAAGGAAGTAATATATTGATACTTTTCATTTCAACTGTTTTTGTTAATGGGAATTGATCTGCTTCTTGTTTTTGTAATAATAAATCAACAGCTCCCTCTGGGTCATTTTTCATATCTTCAAATCCTTTTGCTATAGCTCTTAAAAATCCCTTATAAAGTTCTGGATTATCTTTCACCATATCTTCATTAGCTACAAAAACTTCCTCATAATAATTAGGGAATCCAAAATCAGTTGGGTAAAAGTAATTAACTTCTAATCCTTTATCTTGGAAAACAGGCACTTCATGGTTTACAAATCCACCAAAAGTAGCGTCAACTTTTTTTGTTATAGTAGCTGTTAATAAATCAAATCCCACATCTATAAGATTTGTTTTTGATAAATCTCCTCCATCATTTTTTATAACTGTTTGCAATAATCTTTCTGCCACATACCCTTGTGAATATCCAACTGTTTTCCCCTCTAAATTTTTTGGTCTTTTTATATTTTTATTTTCAGGAGCAATAACAACATTTAAAGGTTTTTGTACAATAGCTCCAATAGATTTTACAGGAATATTTTCATTTGCTCTAGCCATTATTAGTTGATGTAAATAATACATTCCAACATGAGCTTTTTTTACAGCTGGTAAAGCTATTGGGTCTGATACATTAGCTGGATAGTGAATTACTAAATTAATTCCCTCTTCTTCAAAATATCCTTTTTCATCAGCTATATATAAAAAACTATGAATAGCATTTGGATACCAATCTAATATTACATCAAAATCTTGTATTTTTTTTTCTTTTCCAAAACTAAAACTAAAAACTAATAAAAATAGTAATAAATATTTTATTTTTTTCATTGAAATCTCCTTTATTTTTTTACCCAAATTAATAATTTATCTTCTACAAGCGAAATAAATTTTACAATAAATACAACTATTATTGATATTAAAATCGCTGGAGCAAAAACTCCTGCCCCATCTAATTGTGTCATCATCCTTTTACTAAAATACCCTAATCCTTCATTAGCTCCTAACCACTCTCCTATAGTTGTTCCTATTATTACAAAAGGAATTGCCATTTTTAATGAAGAGAAAAAATATGGTAAAGTTGAAGAAATTTTTAATTTAATAAAAATATCCAATTTCGAAGCTCCCATACTTTTAAAAAGCTCTAGATGTTCTTCTTTTATTGATTTTAATCCCTGAGCAATATTTATAGTTACAGGGAAAAATGTAATAATTATTGCAACTAAAACTTTTGACCATATAGAATATCCAAACCATAAAATAAATATTGGAGCTATAGTGGTTATTGGAATCGTTTGACTAGTTACAATTATAGGATATATTGCATTTTCTATATTTTTATTAATATCCATAAATATTGCTAGTACTATAGCCAATACCAATGATATAGTTAAAGAAATAAATGAAATTTTTAATGTAGCTATCAAATGATGACAAATCAATATTTTTTTTAATTGCCAAAATCTTTCTATAATAAGAGTTGGCCAAGGTAATATAAAAGCTAGATTTACATATCTTGCTAATATTTCCCAAAATAAGAATAATATAATTGATAAAATCAAGGCTGGGGAATTTTTCTTCATCTACTTACCACCTCCTATATCAATTAAAATTTTTTCTTTAACCTCTTTTATAAATTCTAAATCCAATTTTTTTTCTTTAGGAATTATATATTCTTTAAAAGAATTTAAAGGTCTATTTTGACAAACTAAAATCCTATCAGATAAAAAAATAGCTTCATTTATATCATGAGTTATAAAAATTATACTCTTATCAAAATCTTTTAGTACTTCTAATAACCATTTTTGTAAGTTTTCTTTTGTTATAGCATCTAAAGCACTAAAAGGTTCATCCAATAAAAGAATATCAGCATCTGTCAACAAAGTTCTAATAAAAGAAACCCTTTGTTTCATTCCTCCTGATAACTCATAAGGATATTTTTCTTCATATTTCTCTAAATTTAATTTTTTTAGATAATCAATAGCCTTTTTTTTCTCTTCATTAAGATTTTTTTTACTTAGTTCTGATGGAAGAAGTATATTTTCTAAAACATTTCTCCAAGGAAGAAGAAGGTCTTTTTGAGGCATATAAGCAGTTTTTTTTCCTACTATATATCCTGAATTCATTTTTTTAATTCCACTTATTAATTTAATAATTGTTGATTTTCCACATCCACTACTTCCTACAATAGATAAAAATTCATTTTTTTTTAAAGAAAAAGATAAATCTTTTATTAATAAATCTTTTTTCTCATAAAAAAAACTTATATTTTCTACTTTTAAAACTGTTTCAGATGTTTTAAAAAATTCTTCTTTCAAATTTCCTCCTAAAATAAAAAAAATTATTCTCTAGAACCTTATTAGTCAAAGAAAATAATTATACAAAAAATATAAAATTATTCTTTGCCACTTCCCTCCGCTAGTGTTATCTAGATCAGGTAATTAAGGGTCTAAATTCTCAGCTAAAAGCTCCCCTAGTAGCTTGATTTTCAAAAAATATATTATCATAAAAATAAAATATTTTCAATAATAAAATTTTCTAAAATTTCATATTCTTTTATAGAATATTATGATAAAATTTAATTATAATATGAGTTCAAATGGGGAGGAAACTTTTATGAACCAACATGAAAATTTAGTTTTATTTTGGATAGGTACTTTAAGTTTTATTAGTGGTTATGCAAATGTCTATGGAATTATCTTACTTGGATTAACTCTCACTCATTTTACAGGGGATATTTCTAAAGCAGCTATTCATATAATAAATCATGTTACTGTTGATGAACAGATAATAAAAATTTTTATAGGGTTATTATTATTTTTAGGAGGAAATATTTTTTCAGGGGCTATTATTGGAGAAAGAGCTTTTAACATAAGAAAAAGATATGGGCTAATCTTTTTTGGAATTGGTTTTGCAATATTTTTTTCTTATATATTTTTTAAAGATAATAATAATTTCCTTTATATGCTTTGTTTTACAACAGGAATTCAAAATGGACTCTTTATGACTTATAAAGGTATCCTTATAAGAACTTCTCATTTAACAGGAAGTATCAGTGATTTAGGAGTCTATATAGGATATAAATTAAGAGGAATAAAAGTGGATAATATAAAAATTCTTTATTACCTTACCACTATCATAGCTTTTTTTTGTGGTGGAGTAGTTGCTACATATTTATATAATATTTTTAAAAATGATGCTCTTATAGTTATTCCTCTTCTTTATTTTTTAATTGGAGCTTCTTATTTTCAACTTCGTCGTGATTTTCAAGACACTAAATAATTTTTACATTAATATTATACAAGGAGAAATAAAATGATAAAAAAAGAACTTTTAAAAAAATATGTGGATTTATCTTTACAAATAGGAGTTAATATTCAAAAGGGACAAGCTCTTGTTATAATGTCTCCTATAGAAATTTATGAGTTTACAAGACTTTTAGTAGCAAGAGCCTATGAATTAGGAGCTAGTGAAGTTGTTGTCCACTGGAATGATGATTTTTGTAAAAAGATGACTTTTATCTATGGAGATAAAAAAATATTTGAAGAAATACCTAATTGGCAAGTGGAATCTTTAATGTGTTATGCTAATAAAGGAGCTGCTTTTTTAAGTATTGCTGCTAATGACCCAGAATTATTATCAGGTGTAGACAGTGAAAAAATAGCTCTTTATCAAAAAACTAGAAGTCAAGCATTAAAACCTTATTATGATAAAATAATGGTAAATGAACTTCAATGGAATATTATATCTGTTCCTACTTTAGTTTGGGCTAAAAAAATATTCCCTGGAAAGTCTGATGAAAAAGCTATAGATTTATTATGGGAAGCTATATTAAAATCTACTAAAGTAACAGAAGAAAATAATGCCACAGAAGTATGGAAAAATCATTTAAAAAATTTGGAAGAAAAAATGAATTATTTAAATAAAAAACAATTTAAAAAATTTAGAATAACAAACTCTCTTGGAACAGATTTGATGGTTGAACTTCCTAAAAATCATATTTGGGCTTCTGGAAAAGATGTTACAAAATCAGGAATAGAATTTGTAGCCAATATTCCTACTGAAGAAGTTTTTTCAATGCCTCATAAATATGGTGTAAATGGAGTTGTTTATGCTTCTAAACCTCTTAATTATGGTGGAAATTTAATTGATAATTTCTCTATAACTTTTGAAAATGGAAAAATTATAAAATTTACTGCTGAAAAAGGATATGAAGCTTTAGAAAATCTTATAAGTATAGATGAGGGAGCAAAATATTTAGGAGAAATTGCCCTTGTTCCTTATGATTCACCTATTTCTAATTTAGGAATTTTATTCTATAATACTTTATTTGACGAAAATGCTTCTTGTCACTTAGCTATTGGACAAGCTTACTCTAGTTGTATAGAAAATGGAGATAAACTAACTCCAGAAGAGATGGAAAAAGTTGGAATGAATGATTCTTTAACTCATGTAGATTTTATGTTTGGAACTAGAGATTTAAATATAGATGCTTTTGATGAAGAGGGAAATATAGAAAAAATATTTATTAATGGAAATTGGGCTTAATCTTTTAACTCTCTTGCAATTTTTAGGTGTTTATTTTATAATATAGTGTATTATAAAATTAATTTTAATTATTTTAGGAGGTCTAAGTGCAACAAAAATTTAAAAGAAACTTTTCAATCATTGCTCATATTGACCACGGAAAGTCAACTATCGCTGATAGACTTTTAGAAGCTACTCATACAGTAGCTGAGCGTGATATGAAGTCTCAATTACTTGATTCTATGGATCTTGAAAGAGAAAAAGGAATTACTATAAAAGCTCAAGCTGTTACTTTATATTATACTGCCAAAGATGGAAATACTTATGAATTAAATCTTATTGATACTCCAGGACATGTGGACTTTATATATGAAGTATCTAGGTCTTTATCAGCTTGTGAGGGAGCTTTACTTGTAGTAGACGCTGCCCAAGGAGTAGAGGCTCAAACATTGGCCAATGTTTATTTAGCTCTTGAAAATGATTTAGAGATAGTTCCTGTTATAAATAAAATAGATTTACCAGCAGCTGAACCTGAAAGAGTAAAGAAAGAAATAGAAGATGTAATTGGTTTACCAGCTGATGATGCTGTATTGACATCAGCAAAAATTAATTTAGGAATTGAAGATTTATTAGAAGAAATTGTTAAAAGAATTCCTTGTCCTAATTATGATGAAGAAGCTCCTTTAAGAGCTTTAATATTTGACTCAAAATTTGATGATTATAGAGGAGTTATTACTTATATAAAAGTAGAAGATGGTTGTATCAGAAAAGGAGATAAAATAAAAATTTGGTCAACTGAAAAAGAGGCTGAAATATTAGAGTGTGGTATTTTCTCTCCTAATATGAAACCTACTGATGAACTTTCTTCTGGTTCTGTTGGATATATAATTACAGGACTTAAAACTATAAAAGATTCTAGAGTTGGAGATACAATAACTCATTCAAACAGACCTTGTGCTGAACCATTATATGGATTTAGACCAGCTCAATCAATGGTTTTTGCTGGAATTTATCCAATATCAACTGATGATTATGGAGATTTAAGAGAATCTTTAGAAAAATTACAATTAAATGATGCTTCATTAAACTTTGTCCCTGAAACATCTCTTGCCTTAGGATTTGGATTTAGATGTGGATTCTTAGGTTTATTACACATGGAAATAATTGTAGAAAGATTAAGAAGAGAATATGATATTGACCTTATTTCTACATCTCCATCTGTTGAATATAGAATCACAATGGAAGGAAAACCTACTTATGTAATTGATAACCCTTGTGATTTCCCTGAAGGTGGAAAATCTAAATTTATAATTCAAGAACCATATATTAAAGGAAATATAATAGTTCCTAAAGATTATGTTGGTTCTGTAATGGAACTTTGTCAAGAAAAACGTGGAGTTTATGTAGGAATGAGTTATATTGATGATACAAGAACTATGATTACTTATGAACTTCCATTAGCTGAAATAGTTTTAGATTTCTATGATAAATTAAAATCAAAAACAAGAGGATATGCTTCTTTTGAATATGAATTAATAGATTATAGAGAGGGTGACCTTGTAAAAGTTGACATCCTTGTATCTGGAGAAGTAGTTGATGCCTTTTCTTTCATAGCTCATAAAGATAATGCTGTTTCTAAAGGAAGAGCAATTTGTGAAAAATTAAAGGATGTAATTCCTAGACAACAATTTGAAATTCCCATTCAAGCAGCTTTAGGAGCTAAAATAATAGCTCGTGAAACTATAAAAGCCTACAGAAAAAATGTATTGGCTAAATGTTATGGTGGAGATATTACAAGAAAGAAAAAATTATTAGAAAAACAAAAAGCAGGTAAGAAAAGAATGAAACAAATAGGAAATGTAGAAATTCCTCAAGAGGCTTTTGTTTCTATCTTAAAATTAAATGATAACTAATCTTTTTTTGGGAGGAATTATGTTTTTTATTGTAGGGTTTAGTAATAGAGATGAATTTATAAAAGAAGTCAATTTCAAATGTACTAATTGTTTAAATGAAAAATTTGAACTTTATCAAGTTGCTAATGTCCTGACTTTTTTCTTCATTCCTCTTTTTAAATTTAATAAAAAGGCTTTAATTGTATGTAAAAATTGTAAAAGTATATATAAAGTAAAAAGTGAATCTTTGAAGAAAATTTTAGATTCGACTATAGTTACTTATGATGATATTGAAGAGATTGTGAGAAATAATAATGTTTGTCCAAACTGCGGATACATGGTTGATAAACATGATAAATTTTGTCCAAACTGTGGAAATAAACTATAAGGGATGTGATATAGTTGTTAAACATTACATTTTTTAAAGGACTTACTACTGGATTAATTCTTTCTTTTCCTTTTGGTCCTGTAGGATTTTATTGTATGGAAAAGGCTTTAACAGAAGGAAAAAGAGAGGGATATGTTACTGCATTAGGAATGGTTACTTCTGATGTTTTATATGGACTTATTGCATTTCTTTTTGTAAATATTGTTGATGACTTTATATTTAAATATGAAATTTTCTGTAAAATTGCAGTTGGAGTTCTTTTAATACTTTTAGGATTAAAAAAATTAAATACACCTGTAGTTTTAGATAAAAAAATTATTAATCAAGATTATAATATATTTCAAGATTATTTTATAGGATTTGGACTAGCTTCTTTAAATATTACAGGAATAGTTACAATATTAGCTTTATACACTCTTTTAGGGCTTGTACGGGACCAAGATAATTATTTTCATTTAGCTCTTGGAATCGCTGCTGGTGGAGTTATTTCATGGTTTTTTACAGTCAATATTATCTGTGCTTTTAGAAAGAAACTTACTGATGATGTACTTATAAAACTTTCAAAATTTGCTAGTTTTGTTATTCTTACTTTTGGAATAATTACATTAGGTTATATTATCTTCAGTTAAAAATTATAACTTTTAAAATTATAGGAAAATTTTTTTATTAAAAAATTTTTTCCTATAATTTTTTATTTTATGTAGTA includes:
- a CDS encoding ABC transporter substrate-binding protein, whose translation is MKKIKYLLLFLLVFSFSFGKEKKIQDFDVILDWYPNAIHSFLYIADEKGYFEEEGINLVIHYPANVSDPIALPAVKKAHVGMYYLHQLIMARANENIPVKSIGAIVQKPLNVVIAPENKNIKRPKNLEGKTVGYSQGYVAERLLQTVIKNDGGDLSKTNLIDVGFDLLTATITKKVDATFGGFVNHEVPVFQDKGLEVNYFYPTDFGFPNYYEEVFVANEDMVKDNPELYKGFLRAIAKGFEDMKNDPEGAVDLLLQKQEADQFPLTKTVEMKSINILLPLMETKENKFLSQDKKVWEENIQWMYNEKMINKKINSKDIMMEL
- a CDS encoding ABC transporter permease, whose product is MKKNSPALILSIILFLFWEILARYVNLAFILPWPTLIIERFWQLKKILICHHLIATLKISFISLTISLVLAIVLAIFMDINKNIENAIYPIIVTSQTIPITTIAPIFILWFGYSIWSKVLVAIIITFFPVTINIAQGLKSIKEEHLELFKSMGASKLDIFIKLKISSTLPYFFSSLKMAIPFVIIGTTIGEWLGANEGLGYFSKRMMTQLDGAGVFAPAILISIIVVFIVKFISLVEDKLLIWVKK
- a CDS encoding ABC transporter ATP-binding protein is translated as MKEEFFKTSETVLKVENISFFYEKKDLLIKDLSFSLKKNEFLSIVGSSGCGKSTIIKLISGIKKMNSGYIVGKKTAYMPQKDLLLPWRNVLENILLPSELSKKNLNEEKKKAIDYLKKLNLEKYEEKYPYELSGGMKQRVSFIRTLLTDADILLLDEPFSALDAITKENLQKWLLEVLKDFDKSIIFITHDINEAIFLSDRILVCQNRPLNSFKEYIIPKEKKLDLEFIKEVKEKILIDIGGGK
- a CDS encoding YoaK family protein, whose amino-acid sequence is MNQHENLVLFWIGTLSFISGYANVYGIILLGLTLTHFTGDISKAAIHIINHVTVDEQIIKIFIGLLLFLGGNIFSGAIIGERAFNIRKRYGLIFFGIGFAIFFSYIFFKDNNNFLYMLCFTTGIQNGLFMTYKGILIRTSHLTGSISDLGVYIGYKLRGIKVDNIKILYYLTTIIAFFCGGVVATYLYNIFKNDALIVIPLLYFLIGASYFQLRRDFQDTK
- a CDS encoding aminopeptidase; this encodes MIKKELLKKYVDLSLQIGVNIQKGQALVIMSPIEIYEFTRLLVARAYELGASEVVVHWNDDFCKKMTFIYGDKKIFEEIPNWQVESLMCYANKGAAFLSIAANDPELLSGVDSEKIALYQKTRSQALKPYYDKIMVNELQWNIISVPTLVWAKKIFPGKSDEKAIDLLWEAILKSTKVTEENNATEVWKNHLKNLEEKMNYLNKKQFKKFRITNSLGTDLMVELPKNHIWASGKDVTKSGIEFVANIPTEEVFSMPHKYGVNGVVYASKPLNYGGNLIDNFSITFENGKIIKFTAEKGYEALENLISIDEGAKYLGEIALVPYDSPISNLGILFYNTLFDENASCHLAIGQAYSSCIENGDKLTPEEMEKVGMNDSLTHVDFMFGTRDLNIDAFDEEGNIEKIFINGNWA
- the lepA gene encoding translation elongation factor 4, with the translated sequence MQQKFKRNFSIIAHIDHGKSTIADRLLEATHTVAERDMKSQLLDSMDLEREKGITIKAQAVTLYYTAKDGNTYELNLIDTPGHVDFIYEVSRSLSACEGALLVVDAAQGVEAQTLANVYLALENDLEIVPVINKIDLPAAEPERVKKEIEDVIGLPADDAVLTSAKINLGIEDLLEEIVKRIPCPNYDEEAPLRALIFDSKFDDYRGVITYIKVEDGCIRKGDKIKIWSTEKEAEILECGIFSPNMKPTDELSSGSVGYIITGLKTIKDSRVGDTITHSNRPCAEPLYGFRPAQSMVFAGIYPISTDDYGDLRESLEKLQLNDASLNFVPETSLALGFGFRCGFLGLLHMEIIVERLRREYDIDLISTSPSVEYRITMEGKPTYVIDNPCDFPEGGKSKFIIQEPYIKGNIIVPKDYVGSVMELCQEKRGVYVGMSYIDDTRTMITYELPLAEIVLDFYDKLKSKTRGYASFEYELIDYREGDLVKVDILVSGEVVDAFSFIAHKDNAVSKGRAICEKLKDVIPRQQFEIPIQAALGAKIIARETIKAYRKNVLAKCYGGDITRKKKLLEKQKAGKKRMKQIGNVEIPQEAFVSILKLNDN
- a CDS encoding zinc-ribbon domain-containing protein, whose amino-acid sequence is MFFIVGFSNRDEFIKEVNFKCTNCLNEKFELYQVANVLTFFFIPLFKFNKKALIVCKNCKSIYKVKSESLKKILDSTIVTYDDIEEIVRNNNVCPNCGYMVDKHDKFCPNCGNKL
- a CDS encoding lysine transporter LysE yields the protein MLNITFFKGLTTGLILSFPFGPVGFYCMEKALTEGKREGYVTALGMVTSDVLYGLIAFLFVNIVDDFIFKYEIFCKIAVGVLLILLGLKKLNTPVVLDKKIINQDYNIFQDYFIGFGLASLNITGIVTILALYTLLGLVRDQDNYFHLALGIAAGGVISWFFTVNIICAFRKKLTDDVLIKLSKFASFVILTFGIITLGYIIFS